In the Patescibacteria group bacterium genome, CGCTCGTCGCGGCACCAAACAAAAAAGAGGACGGAAAATCGTTGCGTTTCATGATACCCCCCTTAGGTTAGATCTATTCGCGTGAAATGTAGAGGAATTATAACACAAAAACCTATAGTTTATAAAGTGCGGATTCGTTGTCGGAATGCGGGTACTACCCGATTCGGGTACTACCCGATAATTTGTTGTTAAACCAGGATATTTACGATACCAATTTAAAGATTGTCATAGTAGGAAAAATAAGTGGAGTTAATGCTAACTTGCAGGAGTTGTGGGGGTGGGTTCGGATTTAGCTTCGGAGAATTTCTTTTTAAGTTTTTCTACTTTTGTTTCCCCCTCCTCTTCTTTCATTTTGATCAGTTCTGCAGGGTTTGTGGTAATTAATTTATGTTCCTCTTCGGACGCTACAACTTGCATCGCAACATGATTAGATCCGGCAAAAAATAGTCCTTCTCCCACCCCCGCAGATAAGAGTAGCCTCTTTTCTCCTTCGGATAAATAAAATACTTCGGCAACCTGGTCAATAGAAGCCGGATGCTGTTTTAAAAGAATTTGCAAAGATGAGTTGGTAATAATGGTTTTTCCATACTCCGAAGATAAAAAGTCCGAAACATCTTGAGTAATAGTAGAAAGCCCCAAATAATACTTTCGTGCCCTTTTAGCAATAGAAAATAAAAATTCTGCCGAGTCGGCGTTTTGCATTAAATACCAAGCCTCATCCACAACTAAAATGCGCTTTTTAAGGTCGCCTTTTATTTTTGTCCAGACAAAATCCAAAATTATATAAATAGCAATAGGTCGTAGAATATCTTCTAAATTTTGCACCGAAAACACCGTGAGCCTATTTTTAATGTCCACATTAGATCGCTGATCAAAAATTCCCGCCAGCGACCCTCTAATATACCTTTCTAATCTTTCGGAAAGAGTCTTTGCTTCTGGCTCCTCCAAAGATAGCAATACTTTATATAAATCTTGCATTACAGGGGGCTCTTTTCTTTGGGTTGACGGATCTTGAGTAATTCCTTTAAGTTTATAGCTGACCATTAAAGCGTTGTCCAAAACCGCTTCTTCGGTAGAAGTCAAACTTCCCAACATGATTTTAAATAAGGTATGCAAAGTTAAAATTTTTAACCCCAGTTGATCTCGTTCTTCGCCAAGAATTGGTTCTGGAAGGTCAAAGGGGTTTATTCGCACGGTGCTGTCTATAGAAAAATTTAGATAATCCCCGCCCATGGCCTCACACATTTTTTTATACTCGCTTTCGGGATCAATGATCATAACCTCGGTACCAAAAAGCAAAGAACGGATAATTTCTATTTTTACGAAATAGCTTTTTCCAGCACCCGACTTGGCAAAAATAACCGAGTTGGCGTTTTCCAAGGTAAATCGGTCAAAAATGATCAGCGATCCGTTGTGTTTATTAACGCCATATAAAATGCCTTCGTTTGCCGACAGTTCACTAGAAGTAAACGGAAAGGTGGTGGCAACGCTTGTGGTATCCATGTTTCTTGTAATATAAAGCTTGTCTTGGCAGGTGGGTAAAGTGCTTTGGAAGGCATCCTCCATTTGGAGAGTAGCGTGTTTAGAAATAAGCATTAAAGAACCCAGCGCCGATTCCACTCTATTGGAAATGCGATCCAACTCCTCTAGAGAGTCGGCTGGAATTGTGATGTAAAAAGAAAATTGGAAGAACCTTTCCATTCCTTTAACCAACTGTTCCTGTAAAGATCCTGCGTCGTCAAGTGCCGCTTGAACCGCGGGGTCGACAACTCTGCCTCGCTCTCTATCGGTTGATAAAGTTGCTTCCATTTCGGCAATTTTGCGCCTAAGGTCATCTAAAACTCCCCGCGCCTCCACGGGATAATAAAACATTGAGATAAGCAAAGAATGGTCAAAATTGATGATTGGTTCCAACCAGTTGGCTCCAACAAAGCGGGGGTAACCCGAAACAAAGAGAGTGCGATAGAATTTATTGGCAATTTTTATGTGATCAAAATCTACCTCTATAGCAGACGGAGCGATGATATCACGAACCTCTAAAGATCCCTCGGAAATTAAACTTACCGTTTTGCCTTTTTTTCGTTCATCGGGAACAGGAGCGATTGAGGCAACAACGGAGTTTTCACCTTTTGCTTTTTCCTCAACTTTTTTAGTTTTTGGTTTAAATAATCCAAGCATATCTCACAAATTTCTAATTCTTAATTTCTAAATCGCGACTTTTGGTTCAACTAATGGAACTGTGTACTCCAACACCGATCCTTTAACCTTTTGCATTCGGGCGCTTTCTGGGTTGTAGAGATCGTAAAATAGCTCAATTAATTCATCGGTCTTAAGTTGTCGCGCGCGAATATTTAACCTTGTAAACTCCTTTATCAAATGGTCTCTCTTAGGCTCTAACATTGTGCGGGCGCGCTTTTCCACATAACCTACATCTACTCTTTCTCGGCGTTTTGTTGGCAGACCCAAAAGGGATTTGAACCAAAAAAATGGATCCG is a window encoding:
- a CDS encoding ATP-binding protein; the encoded protein is MLGLFKPKTKKVEEKAKGENSVVASIAPVPDERKKGKTVSLISEGSLEVRDIIAPSAIEVDFDHIKIANKFYRTLFVSGYPRFVGANWLEPIINFDHSLLISMFYYPVEARGVLDDLRRKIAEMEATLSTDRERGRVVDPAVQAALDDAGSLQEQLVKGMERFFQFSFYITIPADSLEELDRISNRVESALGSLMLISKHATLQMEDAFQSTLPTCQDKLYITRNMDTTSVATTFPFTSSELSANEGILYGVNKHNGSLIIFDRFTLENANSVIFAKSGAGKSYFVKIEIIRSLLFGTEVMIIDPESEYKKMCEAMGGDYLNFSIDSTVRINPFDLPEPILGEERDQLGLKILTLHTLFKIMLGSLTSTEEAVLDNALMVSYKLKGITQDPSTQRKEPPVMQDLYKVLLSLEEPEAKTLSERLERYIRGSLAGIFDQRSNVDIKNRLTVFSVQNLEDILRPIAIYIILDFVWTKIKGDLKKRILVVDEAWYLMQNADSAEFLFSIAKRARKYYLGLSTITQDVSDFLSSEYGKTIITNSSLQILLKQHPASIDQVAEVFYLSEGEKRLLLSAGVGEGLFFAGSNHVAMQVVASEEEHKLITTNPAELIKMKEEEGETKVEKLKKKFSEAKSEPTPTTPAS